In the genome of Haloarcula sp. CBA1129, one region contains:
- a CDS encoding HEAT repeat domain-containing protein, which translates to MDDQPSAPPETEIATLLEQGQKAAALTALERLSTAGPADQQACLRSLKAAADEQPELFDGVLPSLTEFVENSERPTRLTAAKLFVTVSEDAPDSVVPVVSTLAERLADESEFYYVRARCAEALGYVAVDHPDAVTSPEVVADLRIGLEFDKPEVKEKLAKALAHVALGSPERLRYQVDSLADHLRADSELIRYHLSTALVVVGCACPEQLTDAMEALVSCLEDESRYVRGRAAEALGLLAGVDSVESVPRARLDALTADEEFVAERAQFALSQYRGEDPSDAVTGIATKNAIRTQTADIVSEIRTPEGEGECPHCGLSLPDASPPLCPGCGTPL; encoded by the coding sequence ATGGACGACCAACCCAGTGCCCCTCCAGAGACAGAGATTGCGACACTACTCGAACAGGGACAGAAAGCTGCTGCACTGACAGCACTTGAGCGGCTTTCGACAGCCGGACCAGCTGACCAACAGGCGTGCTTGCGGTCACTCAAAGCGGCTGCTGACGAACAGCCGGAACTGTTCGACGGCGTACTGCCGTCGCTCACCGAGTTTGTAGAGAACAGCGAGCGGCCAACACGACTCACAGCGGCGAAATTGTTCGTCACAGTCAGCGAGGATGCGCCGGACAGTGTCGTTCCGGTCGTCTCGACGCTTGCTGAGCGACTGGCGGATGAGTCAGAGTTCTACTACGTTCGCGCCCGGTGTGCAGAGGCGCTGGGCTACGTCGCCGTCGACCACCCCGATGCTGTCACGTCGCCTGAAGTCGTAGCGGATCTGCGCATTGGCTTGGAGTTCGACAAGCCAGAAGTAAAAGAGAAATTAGCGAAGGCTCTGGCACACGTCGCCTTGGGAAGTCCCGAGAGACTCCGCTATCAAGTCGACTCGCTCGCCGACCACCTTCGAGCAGATAGCGAACTGATCCGCTATCACCTGAGCACAGCTCTCGTCGTTGTTGGCTGTGCGTGTCCCGAACAGCTTACAGACGCGATGGAGGCGCTCGTCTCATGTCTCGAAGACGAAAGCAGATACGTCCGTGGCCGGGCGGCCGAAGCGCTGGGTTTGCTTGCAGGTGTTGATTCCGTTGAGTCGGTCCCGCGAGCACGGCTCGACGCTCTCACCGCAGACGAGGAGTTTGTTGCAGAGCGGGCCCAGTTCGCCCTGTCTCAGTATCGTGGGGAGGACCCGTCTGATGCGGTCACAGGAATAGCCACGAAAAATGCAATCCGTACCCAGACAGCCGACATTGTCTCGGAAATCCGGACGCCAGAAGGCGAGGGCGAGTGCCCACACTGCGGGCTTTCACTCCCCGACGCCAGCCCCCCGCTGTGTCCGGGCTGTGGCACACCGCTGTAA